The genomic stretch AGCTACTATCTGGTTAGTGCAAAAAGGATGGTCTGGTGAACCTGGTTTCTTCCCTGAACTTTCTAATATTTGATTCAGCATGAGATCATCGGAATTTGAGTGTGGCCCAAACCTTGCCCTACATGTAATTATCTTGTTTTCCTGAGCAAGAAATGTGGCAGTCCAGAAAGGTGTATTTGTGGAAAGCCCTGCATTTGCATGTTACTGGAGTCACTCCATATATATCATTAGTCAGTTGGTCATacaagttgtgaatgacccgaCCCTACCGTAattattatgtatgtatgttaataTCATAAATTACTGAAGAACTGACTTCTTTGCAGGCAGCTACTGAGCAGTCTTTTATTGCACATGCACCATCATCAGGCCAAAAAGGGCAAGGCTTGTTGAGATTGACCTAGCAAAGGTGAAATTTAAATTAtcacaaaaatatgaaaaaggACACAAAACAATCATTAACTTTATACTAGGCAAATTATTTGATGTCATGCGGGGTTCTCAATAGAATTTTTAACAGCCATTGCTGTGCTATTTTCAGCCGGAATACCGCAACTGATTGACAAACTGATCTACATACTTGATGGGGACAATCTGAAAGCTGTAACACTTAAAAGTGACACCCGTGACAGATGTTACATGTTACGGGTTCAATTGAGAACCCTGTCATGTGGCTAAATGAAGAAAGTCAGCCACTATAGGGAAGCCATGGCCTAATTTCCTTTCGCAAGTAGATCccattctttgtttttcatcttCTCTCTCCCATTTTTGACAAACTTGTACACTGTACATTGTATTCCACTGATGGTTCCACATGATTGTAATGAACACTTTTCGATGATTTTGAATACATGTACCTCCACCTTGATCAATAGTATTATCTATAGTTTGCAGCTTTGACTTTGTAAAAGCTGCTGACAGTCACCTGAGGAAATTTGGATAAGTtctatgtacatgtagcatatcatccacttaAAGGGTTTCTGTTGTTTTTTAGGAAGGAAAAGTTCAATGTTACAGAATGAAACAAATACCCGGAAGAATCTGAAGAAATTCTTCTTCACCAGCTCAGATACAACTGGATAAATCTCCTTGTTTATCTGATCCACAGTCTCCACATCACAGCAACATTCTTCAGGTTTtccagataactataaattacAAGGAAACTACAATTATAATGATTTTATGAGTGCATGTAACATATGAGACAACTAATAGCCGAAGAGACGTAGTGCCAAATTGGCTCAAACCAATGATTATATCCAAGTTTGAATGGGATACATTATAGTTTTTATTTCCTTAAATTAATAAACTTTCAATATTAGGTTATTTTCCATCAGAAAAAAAACTTCCCGCCACAAAGTTTTCAGCTTTACAGCCCTCTGTCCTGTCATATGAATAATGGTAAATGAGCTCATAACCACGATTCACACGAACTACAGTAATAAACATTTAACAATCTTTAATACAATGCTAGTGACTCAACGACTTCTATTGAAAACATGCAGTTccttaaatcaaagaaaataatgaaaggaTTCAAAAGAAGAGCATGATGCCAAAAGGAGAAAACTCAGTACACTATACTAATTAATCCTGTTTCTTAGTGTCTTTCCTTTATTCCACCACGCAAAAGGTAATTTTTggggttttgaaaacaaaattgcaCAAAATAAATGCGACTGTACAAACAATCATGTTTGCTGAACCTAACCATTTCTACTTTTTAGAATGCACTATTGCAGAATGCATGTGTCCTCCTAACTGCACAGAATGACAAATGACATGTGATTGtgtttaaacagctggaaaaggagaaagatttttattttttgcttaaaCAACTGTAGGCTGTGAATTAAAAGAGACGACCTTCTCAAATCGGAAAAAAAGACTGAAAATATGTTTCTCTAGCGAAAGATACCTATCACTAACTATTTTTCTCTTGAGCCAAAAACAACAGCCTACTTTTCAAAAATATGGGAGCATAAAAATGTCCACGAACAGTCTACTTTTGAAACATTCGTTGCAACTtatgcaaaagaaaataaagcttACAGAAAAAGGACAAGGGCTTGTCTAAGGCTAAAAATATTGTTGAATTCAAATCAATTCTCGTGCGCCTGGACAGTATTGGCTCAAGTTCCTAGAGTGTACACGTAAGCTAAAGCCCCACCAACTTCCAGGCtaatttgacggctaatttcATGCTGAAGCAGTGAGCTTAAAATAATATAAGAACTCTAATTTATGTTACACGAATCTATGAAAATACTAAAAAATCGAACTTAGTACCAGTTTAGAGATTACAATCTATTTCAACTGAACGGCCATGACTTGTAATACAATTTATTGGTTTGATAATGTAAACACGTCTAGGAAGGTAGGTATCGATCTATATGCATGTTACCGGTAACTTTAAAGCTTCCTCAAACTCCTGCAAAACTTTTCAACAGCTTCAAGGCAACAATTCAAGTTTATATCATACATTAACCTACGTGAACACAGGAAGTCAAGAATCAACGAAGCAGCAGTCAGCTGCATGTAAACGTCAAACTTCGTCAGTTAATTAATCTTCGAATACTTAGAGTTCAACACCAAAACAACTCAATTTTAGTGCTACAACTCAACACACCTCGCAAAAACATCCCTCAGTCGACGATTCTGACCATCCACGCCTTATAAAGAAAAGCAAACAGCAAACTTTCAATAGACAATACCCATACATACTGGGAGACTGACGAAAACTTAAATTACATTTCGACAGaagtaaaatattttttcgaggTTCGCGGTACAGATGGCGCATGCGTCAATGGGATGCGCCGCACGTGGCCGACTCGGATTGGCAGAGAAAACGGACAGGTGATGGTGATCGTGTGTCACATTTACCTGTGCAGTGAACCATTGAAAAAGAGTTGGAAAGATCGTCGCGGTTAGATAAGCAACTTACACAGTTACATGGTAGACTAGCGGTACCTTTGAGATAGGTGAAGTGTCACTGAGCTTTAGCTACGGCGCGCTGACTTGGGCCAACGAGCCCGAAACAGCCGTCTGCATGTGCTTTCTAGTTTGAGCTCTGATCATGCTAGGTTTCAATGGCCGACCTTAGTTccattttgaagaaaatgcCTTCGTGAACATTGTTTCAtctcagtggtgagagcactcgcctcccaccgatgtggcctgggttcgattaccagactcggcgtcatatgtggatcGAGTTTATCACGGGTTCTCCACTccgcactgagaggttttctccgggtactccggtttgaccggtttcccctctcctcaaaaaccaacatttgacatgaattgctttaattgttaatttcagtttacagtgtccccaattagtgctccaacgCTAGAACGACAAGGCACTCAGTTaaggttcctttcctttcctaacaGTGGAGTGTATAATTATGTTGATCACTATGTTGGTCAACCGTAATGAATCACATCGTTACACGGCATTGCATTCTTTAGTGTTCAACGTTTATTAAGGCTGGAAACATATTATACTCGGTAATGTGAACATAGTGTAAGCCATGTGTAAGTGCTCGCTGCAAGTGTACCAAATTATGCTTGAAACACCCGCTGTGGTGAGTCACAACCTGACAGCGATCGAAATTCGAATGCAGAATATCAGTTTTACCTTCAATAACAAGACGACTTTTTCTCCGTAGTTACTGATAGAAGATGGGCAAAAGGGTCATGGTGTAATACGTACATTCttaaagaaaaacgttttctggCCCAATTCACGGACGCTTCGTTGGATCATCCGATCTACACAACTCCTATGTGCAAGTCACACAGATTTCTGATAATTCAGTCTATTTAATGTAAAACTTTGATCCCTCGACTCCCGTAAAAACAATCACAAGAACTTGACCTACAGCTGTACGTAGAATAAATGGCGTCGCACTTTGTGCTAAACTATAAATGTGTGTTTAGCAATTAGTTTTTATAACTTGAAGTAGTAACGATGACAGGTGGCAAGAAAGGACCACCAGCCAACACACAATTCATCAGCTTTATTTTGGACCGTCCCAATAATGATCATACCTAATTTCTCCTTTCAAAACGAGAGAATTTCTTTGCTGGTGAGTAAAGGGAAAAAGGATAATCATCAACTTGTGGACTATCGACAGTCATATTCTCAATACTTAGATTTCATTCTATCTTTGAAGGCTTACAGGAGAATTTGTATCTTCAGAGTACCAGCAAGAGAGTACACCTTGAATGGGATGTGATCAAGTATTGAGGTTATTTTACAAATGACGTGAACACATTGTGTAGTCTTCTGATAGAAAATATCTCATATTTTTCCCTGACAATTCTTTTGTATCGTTCGCGACGCTCCGAGAAAAGCAAATATGCTGATAGTTGCGGAAGCTAAGGCAAGCAATGTGCTGGAACTTAAGAGGAGCATTTCAATCTACCAGTGAATCCATGTGTTATAATTCAGTGGAAAACTGGCTTTGGGCTAAACACCTTAGGACAGCTTACCATCTCTAGCATTAGACATGGAACATTTGGAAGCCGATTCTAACGCTAAAGAGAGCAAACGAATGCAAAGCCTAAATGAGGCGCAAACAATGGAAACGGGAGAAGTACACGACAAGTTTAACTCTGAACGCGGAAGTAACTCTAAATCATCACCTCAAAGGTTCAACTTTTTTTCATTGATTGGCCCTGGACTGCCGATTGCCACACATTTTACAGCAACTCACTTATTTTATTTGGTGGTTATTCTTCTAGCACTTACGTTATCCTACGCGTTATTTCATCCAGCGGTTAATACTACTGCAGCTGAGTTTTTCTGTTCGTCGAATCAAACTTCTTTTATCTCAAACTGCCAAGCCATGCTGCCTTACTCCTTGATTTACAGAATCTTTTTTGGTtactctttcttcttttttatacTCTGCGCGCTATTTGTTGTGTTTTCGGAGGACAAAAATGTTCAGCAAAGAATCCATTCCGGATTTTGGATTCCCAAACTCTCTTCTCtggctatttttgttttctgcgctcTCATCATCCCTCGTCGTGGTTTTGGCTTAATTTGGATGTATTTTGGAATGGCGGGCTCGTTCTTTTATACACTAatacaatttgtttttctgaTAGACGCGGCAAAGGGATGGAATGAATTTCTCACTCATAAAATGGATGAGGCCACGCCCACCTTCTGGAGCTTTTTACGGCTATTTTCAGCCGGCGCGATGTACGTGTTTTCTGGAATAGTTATTGTACTACTTCTTATTTTCTACACGAAGGAGGACAACTGTAAGACTAATTTAGTGCTGTTAACAACAACAGCCCTTTTATGTTTGCTCGCTGTTGTTCTTTCGTTTATTCTCGACTCGTATTCCGAGCGTCTGCTGCTAACAAGTTTCGCGACAATTTACACAACATACTTAGCTTACCTATCACTCAGATTTGGGGAAGCAGAATGCACTGCGGAGAGAGATTATGAAATCAAGACTGGAGAGGATCCCAATTTGAATCTGTATTCCATAATACACGTTTTCGTTATCTTCGGCTTGCTTGCGTTTGGTTGTTTACGCGAACCACGAGCGTATTATAGAAAGTTCGGACAACAGGTCATTTCGAACGGGAACATATCAAGCACTTATGAAACAGGCAGCACCAATGGAATACAACAGAGTTATAATTATTCGCTTCTATACTTTATCTTTGGTCTATTCTCACTGCACGCCATGCTGACAATAACGAACTGGAACAGTCCCAGAGAAAGCGTGCAAGGCGAATTCGCAGTTAATTGGGTTGCATTAACTATAAATACTCTGGCTAATTTGATGACAATACTGCTCTATATCTGGAGCCTTATTGCTCCAACACTATTCCCCGATCGAGACACGCACTCCATACAAGGCATTCTGACGTCACTAAGCACGTTCACATGTACATCACTCTATACAATTTTCATTCAACCTTGTCCGCGAtggaaccaatcaaaatcgacAAGGTTTGTCTACACTTTCTTCTTACTGGTTGGAACGGCAGTGTCTTGTGCAATGTACCTTCCCACTATGCGTCGCGCGCTTGAGGGCAATGTTTATTTTTGCAACAAGCTTACAAAGCTGGGAAACTGTCTAAGTATGGATCCAGCTTATTTGGCCGTTTATCGAGTCTGCTTTTCGATGGCAGCGTTCTTTCTGTTGTTTTCACTGATTCTGTACTCCGTTGAAACATACAGCGATCCTCGAGCTCTGATCCACAACGGTCTGTGGCTCGTCAAATTCGGCCTGTTTTTCGGTCTCGTACTGTTCACCTTTTTTATTCCTATGGAATTTAGCAAAGTGTGGATGTACTTTGGTTTAGTGAGCACATTTTTCTTCATCATAATTCAGTTGTTTTTGCTTGTCGATGTAACAAACGTTTGGAACAAAGCATGGGCTCAGAGAATGGAATTAACTGGTAACAAATTCTGGTTTTACGCCGTGCTTGTCTGTACCCTACTCCTATACACTATCTCAGCAACAGCTATCGTTTGCTTCTACGTTTTCTTTGGTGCTCCGCGAAAATGTAAGACTAACAAAATGTTTATAAGCATTAATCTTGTTTTATGTGCAGTGGCGGCCATTATCTCAGTTCATCCGAACGTCCAAGAAGGCGGACTTTTGCAATCTTCTGTGGTAGTAACATATTCCACTTATCTAACTTGGTCAGCGTTATCTTTTAATCCAAATGAGGAGTGCAATCCAGTTGCGAGTTACGTCTCCGAAGCTGATATGCGACCAAATTTAAATGTTCAAGCCTCGTTGGACCTGTTTTTTTTAGTTGCTACCATAATTTACTTTAGCGTTCGGATTTCAGCGTTGACCAAAACTCTACGAAAACTGGCAGCAACTTCGATTCGGGTGATCCTCGGTCTTCGCCGACGGAAAATCAAAGGCGCCGACGAGGAAGGTGACGATGAGCACAAAAATGGCGCATGCGCGGTGAGAGAAGAAACTGGAGAATTCCCCGAATCAGATTTTTCCAATGAAAAGGTTCCTTATAGCTACTCGTTTTTCCATTTTGTGTATTTTATAGCAGCTATTCATGTTACGATGGTGTTAACAAACTGGTATTCACCCAAAGATGGTTCCACTATAAAGTTGTCCATTGCGTGGGCAGTTATGAGCATAAAGATGACATCAAGCTCAATGTGTATTTTAATTTACATTTGGAGTCTAGCTGTGCCGATTTTTCTTTACAATAAGAGACCATGCTAATGTTTTGTCTACTCAAACTTCAATACGACATTTAGCAGGTGTATGTTGAGTTACCAGAGGACTGTTCAAAAGCGTCGGAAAagttttcgggcccgaaaagcaattcttgaaaataaaatctTGAATAAAGTGAGTATCATCGTCATAATAACTGATGATCATCACAGTTACTCAACGGAAGTGTGTAATGCGCCTGCTCTGTTGATATTTGACGATACTCGCCTCTTGACCCTTTTTGATGTTAAGAAATAGCTGTTGAGACTTGTGATGGTGAGATTACTGCGTCTGCCGAGCCCGATGATTAAATCTGAGATAGTCGAAAGCACCGCAACTCTTTTGAGCTTTTATTGAAAATACAACTGTAACTGTAACAATGTGCTCGAACGCAACAAAAGCGATGTGCGTTAACACTTAATGTTGGAAATATGTGGCAGATGCTTAGACTAAACAGGTATAAAAGAAAGGTATCAAAAATGGGCTACTTTCGAATAAGAAATTTCCGTATTCTCACGATTAGACTGGATCTAGAATGAAatgaaggctaatgcggggaaaacAATTTGCAcctgaaaagattcccccgcattagcctccatttcatgctcgatCCAATCCAACCGTTAGAATGCGAAACTGGCCAAATGTGCAGCaagaaaagaacagagtcgagatccaggggaataattagcattttattttgttcaaaacaaaggaaaatgcaagttattcccctgaacctcgactctgctCCCTTGTTGCTGCAcgattcgaaactagcctattggcAGAGCATCTAATTACCTGTACTCTGGACTAGTGAGAAATTTGTTTTGGTAATCAcatgatagagcgagtttcaatcgagtgtcgtaaaaccaaaacaaaagtaattaatttcgcccatcaaaaaggacggagataatccagtaaaccaatcaaaactcgaagtaattacacgtagcccacacaaagcgcggaaaaatgcacacgcgcgagccacgattgattttggtttcacttctgattggttgtaaaaatggcgcgagaactttgaaccaatcactgagtgaagtagagtggttttcaattgagtgtcgtaaaacctaaaccaaagtaattactttgcctAATCAAAAAGAACGCAgataatccagtaaaccaatcaaaactcgaagtacaaggaagggttacgtttttacaaacgttggccgtgtgacacttacatttcaacagacttaactgattagagtgtaatgtgaagtgctagtttgtaccccatatgaaccatgtgagagttagccctactaaatgtaattacacgtagccgacacaaagcgcgggaaaaagcgcacgcgcgagccacgattgcttttggtttcacttctgaatgGTTGCTTTTCTATGACCGTGATCATTCAAAACAGATTACAACGTTTGTCAAACTTCTACAAGAATATCGTTCACAAGTCATTCAtttataaatttataatttgcACTCGTGTTACAAATTTGTAGCCGTGTTACATGACAACTGCCTtctttttagccaatcagaactaggagtaatttttttcatgtatattattagaaaGGAAACTCGAGATTTGAATACGTGACGACTACCTCCTGCTCCGCTGGCAAAAAAGGTTAGCGCAGGCGCCGCTCCTTCGGCTAATCTGACATTTTTTGCCACTGACTTCCTGTGCGAGTGTTCTGTTCTGAGCATGCGCTCTTGAGAATCGACCTCCAAACACAATGCTTTTCTCAGAATGAGATTAAAAGCTTGTAGCTCTGGAAGTTACTCCAGTCTATTTTCCCTCAAATGCCCACCTGGAGGACGGGCGGCAAtttgaaataggccatttccgagttcatggctgcctcctcttcaaagcgagtctaggtgcGAAGATTTTGCgacggtaattagttctactttacaaatgaatgagaaccaattttcataagaaaaacttcccacttagactcgctttgaagagaagacagacatgaactcggaaatggcctactaGGTTAGTTTCATTCTCATGATGGAGCAACAGCAGTTTTAGGTCTACGAAACGAGACGCTTATGATTACAAGCAAACGTTAACTGATCTCTGCAGTCAAGCAACTTGGAAAAGGAGATCTTCCTCTGGAAATAAACGATTCACTAACTCGACCAAACTGTTGGGTCCTTCGATTCTAAGATTGTAATCCTTCGATAGAGACAAGCAACTGCGGGTCAAATCTTGAAGAAATTCCATTTAACGCCAAAATAATATGTTCTTGATCTAAATCCACGCGGTCTACCGTAACCTCGACAAGATCTCCGAGACCCACCGCACCATTAAATCGTCCCATTTTACTATTGTGTACCAGCCCATCGCGGCCGACACCACAGTCCACAAATGCTCCGAATGACGTCATGTTGGTAACGCGGCCGCTAAGCTGAGTTCCCTCATGAAGGTCGTCCAGTGATGTAACGTTGCGTTTAAATATGGGCTTTTGAAAATctgattaaagaaaaaaaaaacagtgtgaCAGCTTCAGCATGGAGATAAAACTATGTATTCCGCATCTTgaaataaaacttgaaaattgaaaatcacaaAGAAAGTTTGCAGGTAGCTTATCCTCttgtaggctcgattaccagccgctatTTCGGGAAAGGAGCTTGGGCTCCTCCTACGAAAAGCCGGTCTCTCTCgtggagaaaagaaaacaggACTCGAGAGAGCGGCCGAAATCGAGTCTTATCCCTCTGGCCGAGTCACGTAAAACAAACGGATATCGCGTAAACCAAAAACAACACTGGTTTCAGCTCACATAGATACAGATTTAATTCAAACATCTCTCCTTTTAAAGTTGCTCTTGCCCAGTCAACAAAGCAATCGCTTCTGAGTCAATAGACGCAGTTTTGACTCCCACCAGTAAAGAGGGTTAGGGTTCTAGCGTTCTTATTGGCTGTAAATCAGTCTCGCTTATCTGCTCATATAGCATATGATCTTACTTGGATACTCATTACACATTTCAGAGTTTGAAGCAATTTCGAACTTCGCGCAtggatggtttttttttatcttttcccGGGTCCACCACTTGTTAATAAGGACTTTTACAAATCATTCGGGATAGTTGAAACGCCGTTACTTACTGATTCGTATATCGTGATCACTGGGTTGCTTGAGTCCATTTATTATATGCTGTAAAGTAGGGGTGCCAACACTTAATTGAGCTGCTAACTGTTCAATATCTGTGGTGTTAAATAGACAAATTCCAGTCAGTAAAGAAATGTCATCATATCTCTCAGATGGTGCGCGCGCTACTATTAGCCAATTTGGCGACCCGAATTCTACAGAACGGCCAGCTAAATTTAATAGTTTGACATTATAGTGATTGAATCACTTTCTCACGGATCCGTGAAATTCACAACATCATCAGGGACATGTCAGGGCCTGAACAATACTGAATAAAGTGAATAGAGTAATACTTGTAGTTTCGAGATTTCCCATTTAGTTATCAGTTGGGTGTCAAAAGtctttttgcgatttttttaacatttctttgcgcgttaaatgtcttaaaaatCACGCGCCACATTCTATGCGAATAAGAGGGAAAGGCAAAGTTACTTATAAGTTGCTCCGCGATCGCATTTTGACGCGCATAGTGCTGACATACTGAGTTTGTTCCGGCCATAACTGGCTTTGCATTTTAACGCCTTTTTTTGAGATTGGTCAAAATAATTTCCTTGTGTTTTGGATTTAAATCATTTAGTTCAAAGGCGCTTCAAAAGATCGAACCCGTACTTACTGTGAGCCTGAAGAAGCTTGTTGACGGCAGTTTTAACCACAGGTTGGCCAATTTGTTCAGGTGAAATATCTAACATCGCCACGACACTGAAAGAGGTTCAAGCAAAAGTGAGTCGCAGGATATTCTTGACTTGACGTCAAAAACTGCCGGTTGTGAGTCAAATCATTGCCAGTTGTGCTAACTTCTAGAGCGCATTAATTAAAACGctaacgctaaccctaatcctaaccagatgatctggtgacgtaattcggaggactggggagaaaaattataacgccgtatcccacaaccgcgcgcgacCTCATTTTctaattcaacatggcagaggcgaggttagagctCGTCGGgcctacttgaatgt from Montipora capricornis isolate CH-2021 chromosome 12, ASM3666992v2, whole genome shotgun sequence encodes the following:
- the LOC138027162 gene encoding uncharacterized protein, with translation MEHLEADSNAKESKRMQSLNEAQTMETGEVHDKFNSERGSNSKSSPQRFNFFSLIGPGLPIATHFTATHLFYLVVILLALTLSYALFHPAVNTTAAEFFCSSNQTSFISNCQAMLPYSLIYRIFFGYSFFFFILCALFVVFSEDKNVQQRIHSGFWIPKLSSLAIFVFCALIIPRRGFGLIWMYFGMAGSFFYTLIQFVFLIDAAKGWNEFLTHKMDEATPTFWSFLRLFSAGAMYVFSGIVIVLLLIFYTKEDNCKTNLVLLTTTALLCLLAVVLSFILDSYSERLLLTSFATIYTTYLAYLSLRFGEAECTAERDYEIKTGEDPNLNLYSIIHVFVIFGLLAFGCLREPRAYYRKFGQQVISNGNISSTYETGSTNGIQQSYNYSLLYFIFGLFSLHAMLTITNWNSPRESVQGEFAVNWVALTINTLANLMTILLYIWSLIAPTLFPDRDTHSIQGILTSLSTFTCTSLYTIFIQPCPRWNQSKSTRFVYTFFLLVGTAVSCAMYLPTMRRALEGNVYFCNKLTKLGNCLSMDPAYLAVYRVCFSMAAFFLLFSLILYSVETYSDPRALIHNGLWLVKFGLFFGLVLFTFFIPMEFSKVWMYFGLVSTFFFIIIQLFLLVDVTNVWNKAWAQRMELTGNKFWFYAVLVCTLLLYTISATAIVCFYVFFGAPRKCKTNKMFISINLVLCAVAAIISVHPNVQEGGLLQSSVVVTYSTYLTWSALSFNPNEECNPVASYVSEADMRPNLNVQASLDLFFLVATIIYFSVRISALTKTLRKLAATSIRVILGLRRRKIKGADEEGDDEHKNGACAVREETGEFPESDFSNEKVPYSYSFFHFVYFIAAIHVTMVLTNWYSPKDGSTIKLSIAWAVMSIKMTSSSMCILIYIWSLAVPIFLYNKRPC